The proteins below come from a single Arthrobacter sp. B1I2 genomic window:
- a CDS encoding GGDEF domain-containing protein, producing MVLDTATLRIAFGLMALVLVVLFYFSAYRVTRSPYSAWWCGALLFFLSGSGCFLLDGTAHQAWANPVGNTLLVHGGVAVWAGARSLRNVRPPRWAFTGIPLVTLVASLLDHPATNTWSGGPVFLAAMSLTVGLASRELWRLEPGYSRVRIPMAVAAAGLSVFYFFRWLAFLVEGQDGPVFVTVFGSGVTTLVTMVLLVVVSFSMAALSTEQQTRALRVVATRDDLTGLLNRKAFLDLAAEQLADRTITGGSGALILADLDHFKTVNDTYGHAAGDLALQAFADACVATVRSTDLTGRYGGEEFVILVPGANAARAETIAEEISRRMAGAATPDGMEMPTASYGISTYDGGTSDVDELIGSADAALYRAKSLGRNRAAISDELR from the coding sequence ATGGTTCTGGACACGGCGACCCTGCGCATCGCTTTTGGCCTCATGGCCCTGGTGCTGGTGGTCCTCTTCTACTTTTCCGCGTACCGGGTGACGCGCTCGCCCTACAGCGCCTGGTGGTGCGGCGCCTTGCTGTTCTTCCTGTCCGGATCGGGCTGCTTCCTCCTGGACGGTACGGCCCACCAGGCGTGGGCCAACCCGGTGGGGAACACCCTGCTGGTTCACGGCGGAGTTGCAGTGTGGGCCGGTGCGCGGTCGCTGCGGAACGTCCGGCCGCCCAGGTGGGCCTTTACCGGAATACCGTTGGTCACCCTGGTGGCCTCCCTGCTGGACCATCCCGCGACCAACACCTGGTCCGGCGGGCCCGTGTTCCTTGCCGCCATGAGCCTGACCGTTGGGTTGGCGTCCCGCGAGCTTTGGCGTCTTGAACCGGGTTATTCACGGGTCCGCATCCCCATGGCTGTGGCCGCCGCAGGGCTCAGCGTTTTCTACTTCTTCCGCTGGCTCGCGTTCCTGGTGGAGGGCCAGGACGGTCCCGTTTTCGTCACCGTCTTTGGTTCGGGCGTGACCACCCTGGTGACCATGGTGCTGCTGGTGGTGGTTTCCTTCAGCATGGCCGCGTTGAGCACCGAACAACAGACGCGCGCCCTGCGCGTGGTGGCCACCCGGGACGACCTGACCGGGCTCCTGAACCGCAAGGCGTTCCTGGACCTGGCCGCCGAGCAGTTGGCCGACCGTACCATTACCGGCGGCTCCGGAGCGTTGATCCTGGCGGACCTTGACCACTTCAAAACCGTCAATGATACCTATGGCCATGCGGCAGGCGACCTGGCGCTGCAGGCTTTCGCTGACGCCTGCGTTGCCACCGTGCGTTCCACCGACCTCACCGGAAGGTATGGCGGGGAGGAGTTCGTCATCCTGGTTCCGGGGGCAAACGCCGCACGGGCCGAGACGATTGCCGAGGAAATCAGCAGGCGCATGGCCGGTGCGGCCACCCCGGACGGCATGGAGATGCCCACGGCGAGTTACGGCATTTCCACCTACGACGGCGGGACCTCCGACGTGGACGAGCTCATCGGCTCAGCGGATGCCGCCCTGTACCGGGCCAAGTCCCTGGGCAGGAACCGCGCTGCCATCAGCGACGAGCTGCGCTAG
- a CDS encoding hemolysin family protein translates to MYEWIMLGIGLVLTVGTGFFVASEFALVNLDRHDLEARQARGEKHLGTTIKALRITSTHLSGAQLGITLTTLLTGYTFEPAISRMLSGPLQSAGVAEALVPAVGSVAGIFLATVFSMVVGELVPKNFALALPLATAKVVVPFQALFTAVFKPVILLFNNTANRIIRGFGIEPKEELSGARSAEELSSLVRRSAVEGVLDLDHATLLRRTLRFSGYSAADVMTPRVRMAAVGAADTAADIVALATATGYSRFPVIGRDRDDVLGLLHVKQAFAVALDRRASTNAAELMIEPLRVPESMGVDTLLGLLRRQGLQVAIVSDEYGGTAGIVTLEDLVEEIVGELEDEHDRARAGVVRVGRSVTFDAELRPDELLDRTGIEVPDGDEYDTVGGFVTDRLDRLPELGDEVEVDGGTLRVERAAGMHVERLRFTPAASGEPPRSPHDRIIDSLTQELTHE, encoded by the coding sequence ATGTATGAATGGATCATGCTGGGCATCGGCCTGGTCCTGACCGTCGGCACCGGCTTCTTCGTCGCCTCGGAGTTCGCGTTGGTGAATCTGGACCGGCATGACCTCGAAGCCCGCCAGGCCCGCGGCGAGAAGCACCTGGGCACCACCATCAAAGCCCTGCGGATCACGTCCACCCACCTGTCCGGAGCGCAGCTGGGCATCACGCTGACCACCCTCCTGACGGGCTACACCTTCGAACCGGCCATCAGCCGGATGCTCAGCGGCCCCCTGCAGTCAGCAGGTGTGGCCGAAGCCCTGGTGCCCGCCGTCGGTTCCGTCGCCGGCATCTTCCTGGCCACGGTCTTTTCGATGGTGGTGGGCGAGCTTGTCCCCAAGAACTTCGCCCTGGCCCTGCCGCTGGCCACCGCCAAGGTGGTGGTTCCGTTCCAGGCCCTCTTCACGGCCGTGTTCAAACCAGTGATCCTGCTGTTCAACAACACCGCCAACAGGATCATCCGCGGCTTCGGCATCGAACCCAAGGAAGAGCTCTCGGGCGCCCGCAGTGCGGAGGAGCTGAGCTCCCTGGTGCGCCGCTCCGCCGTCGAAGGCGTCCTGGACCTGGACCACGCCACCCTGCTGCGCCGCACCCTGCGTTTCTCCGGGTACAGCGCCGCAGATGTGATGACCCCCCGCGTCCGGATGGCCGCCGTGGGCGCCGCCGATACCGCGGCGGACATCGTGGCCCTCGCCACGGCCACCGGCTACTCCCGGTTTCCGGTGATCGGCCGGGACCGGGATGACGTGCTGGGCCTCCTGCACGTCAAGCAGGCGTTCGCCGTCGCCCTTGACCGGCGGGCAAGCACCAACGCTGCGGAGCTCATGATCGAACCGCTCCGGGTGCCTGAATCCATGGGCGTGGACACCCTCCTGGGCCTGTTGCGGCGCCAGGGGCTCCAAGTGGCCATCGTCTCCGACGAGTACGGCGGCACCGCCGGGATCGTCACGCTGGAGGACCTGGTGGAGGAGATCGTGGGCGAGCTGGAGGATGAACACGACCGGGCACGGGCAGGCGTTGTCCGCGTGGGCCGGTCCGTCACGTTCGATGCCGAGCTGCGGCCGGACGAACTGCTGGACCGCACCGGCATCGAGGTGCCGGACGGGGATGAGTACGACACCGTGGGCGGGTTTGTCACGGACCGGCTGGACCGCCTGCCCGAGCTGGGCGATGAGGTGGAGGTCGACGGCGGCACCCTCCGCGTGGAGCGCGCGGCAGGGATGCATGTGGAACGGCTGCGGTTCACCCCCGCCGCGTCCGGCGAACCGCCGCGCAGCCCGCATGACCGGATCATCGACAGCCTGACCCAGGAGCTGACCCATGAGTGA
- a CDS encoding hemolysin family protein — MSEYLPGIIWLAVLLVVNGFFVGAEFAVISARRSQIEPRAEAGSKAAKTTLWAMEHATLMLATSQLGITVCSLVILNVSEPAIHHLVEVPLGLTPLPAGAIGVVAFVVALLLVTFLHVVVGEMVPKNISFSVPTRAALLLAPPLVMVARVFKPVIWTLNGIANSILRLFRVEPKDEATSAYTLDEVATIVEQSTRDGMLKDTTGTLTNAFEFTAKTVADVQVPMADMVLLPESATPADIQRAVAGHGYSRYILTNGAGEPGGYLHLKDVMDLTTAEKFDRPVPAKRIRRLASAFAGADLEDALAAMRRTGAHVARVFDTDGRTTGMLFLEDIIEELVGEVQDATSA, encoded by the coding sequence ATGAGTGAATACCTTCCCGGCATCATCTGGCTGGCGGTGCTCCTGGTGGTGAACGGCTTCTTTGTTGGTGCGGAATTCGCCGTCATCTCCGCCCGCCGCTCCCAGATCGAGCCCAGGGCCGAGGCCGGCAGCAAAGCCGCCAAAACCACGCTGTGGGCCATGGAACATGCCACCCTCATGCTGGCCACCAGCCAGCTTGGCATCACCGTCTGTTCACTGGTCATCCTGAACGTGTCCGAGCCCGCCATCCACCACCTCGTGGAAGTCCCGCTCGGCCTGACGCCGCTGCCCGCCGGGGCGATCGGCGTCGTCGCGTTCGTTGTGGCGCTGCTGCTGGTGACGTTCCTGCACGTGGTGGTGGGCGAGATGGTGCCCAAGAACATCTCCTTCTCGGTTCCCACCCGGGCGGCCCTCCTGCTCGCTCCGCCGCTGGTGATGGTGGCCAGGGTGTTCAAACCGGTGATCTGGACGCTGAACGGGATTGCCAACTCCATCCTCCGGCTGTTCCGGGTGGAGCCCAAGGACGAGGCCACCAGCGCCTACACCCTGGACGAGGTGGCCACCATCGTCGAGCAGTCCACCCGGGACGGCATGCTGAAGGACACCACGGGCACCCTGACCAACGCGTTCGAGTTCACCGCCAAGACGGTGGCCGATGTGCAGGTGCCGATGGCGGACATGGTGCTGCTGCCGGAGTCCGCCACCCCGGCGGACATCCAGCGGGCGGTGGCGGGGCACGGCTACTCCCGGTACATCCTGACCAATGGCGCCGGGGAACCTGGCGGCTACCTGCACCTCAAGGACGTCATGGACCTCACCACGGCGGAAAAGTTCGACCGGCCGGTTCCGGCCAAGCGGATCCGGCGCTTGGCCTCGGCCTTCGCCGGGGCGGACCTTGAGGACGCGCTGGCGGCAATGCGCCGGACCGGCGCCCACGTGGCCCGGGTGTTCGACACCGATGGCAGGACCACCGGGATGCTCTTCCTCGAGGACATCATTGAGGAGCTGGTGGGCGAAGTGCAGGACGCCACCAGCGCTTAG
- a CDS encoding ThuA domain-containing protein, translating to MTENKTALVVRGGWDGHQPYEATELFIPFLKDNGYDVRVEESPKVYADAGYMAGVDLIMQCMTMTTIEKEEFAGLRAAVENGTGLAGWHGGIADSYRNNSDYLHLIGGQFACHPGKHPDERTGEQSDNYVPYTVNMLPAAAEHPITKGIKDFDLVTEQYWVLSDDYIDVLATTTQKVREWDPWNREVTSPAIWTRQWGKGRIFVATPGHRVEILQDRNVRTIIERGLLWASR from the coding sequence ATGACCGAGAATAAAACAGCCCTCGTGGTCCGGGGCGGCTGGGACGGACACCAGCCCTATGAAGCCACCGAGCTCTTCATCCCCTTCCTCAAGGACAACGGCTACGACGTCCGGGTGGAGGAATCGCCCAAGGTCTACGCCGACGCCGGATACATGGCAGGCGTGGACCTGATCATGCAGTGCATGACCATGACCACCATCGAAAAGGAGGAGTTCGCCGGGCTGCGGGCAGCCGTGGAAAACGGCACCGGCCTGGCCGGCTGGCACGGCGGCATCGCCGATTCCTACCGGAACAACTCCGATTACCTCCACCTGATCGGCGGCCAGTTCGCCTGCCACCCCGGCAAGCACCCGGACGAGCGCACCGGCGAGCAGTCGGACAACTACGTCCCCTACACCGTCAACATGCTCCCCGCAGCCGCGGAACACCCCATCACCAAAGGCATCAAGGACTTTGACCTGGTCACCGAGCAGTACTGGGTCCTCTCGGACGACTACATCGACGTCCTGGCCACCACCACCCAGAAGGTCCGCGAGTGGGACCCGTGGAACCGGGAAGTGACCTCCCCTGCCATCTGGACCCGCCAGTGGGGCAAGGGCCGCATCTTCGTGGCCACCCCGGGGCACCGCGTGGAAATCCTCCAGGACCGGAACGTTCGCACCATCATCGAAAGGGGCCTGCTGTGGGCAAGCCGTTGA
- a CDS encoding sugar phosphate isomerase/epimerase family protein produces MTRPITLFTGQWADLPFEEVARLAGEWGFDGLEIACWGDHLDPRRAAEDDNYLQGRLDILEKNNLKVFAIANHLTGQAVCDDPIDERHQGILSAEIWGNGEPEGVRRRAAEAMKDTARAAARLGVKTVTGFTGSSIWKAVAMFPPASQAMVDAGYQDFADRWNPILDVFDEEGVRFALEVHPSEIAYDYWTAKRTLEAIGHRENFGLNFDPSHFIWQDLDPVMFLQDFADRIFHVHVKESVRQLDGRNGRLGSHLAWADPRRGWDFVTAGHGDVQWNRIFRTLNAIGYEGPTSIEWEDAGMDRLVGAPQALAMVQDLARIAPPAAAFDAAFSSR; encoded by the coding sequence ATGACACGACCAATCACGCTGTTCACCGGGCAATGGGCCGACCTTCCCTTTGAGGAGGTGGCCCGGCTCGCCGGCGAGTGGGGCTTTGACGGGCTGGAGATTGCCTGCTGGGGCGACCACCTTGACCCCCGCCGGGCCGCGGAGGACGACAACTACCTCCAGGGCCGGCTGGACATCCTTGAGAAGAACAACCTCAAGGTCTTCGCCATCGCCAACCACCTGACCGGCCAGGCCGTGTGCGATGACCCCATCGATGAGCGCCACCAGGGCATCCTGTCAGCAGAAATCTGGGGCAACGGCGAGCCTGAAGGAGTTCGCCGCCGGGCAGCAGAAGCCATGAAAGACACCGCCCGTGCGGCCGCACGGCTTGGCGTCAAGACCGTGACGGGGTTCACCGGCTCCTCCATCTGGAAGGCTGTGGCCATGTTCCCGCCGGCGTCCCAGGCAATGGTCGACGCCGGATACCAGGACTTCGCGGACCGTTGGAACCCCATCCTGGACGTCTTTGATGAGGAGGGTGTCCGGTTCGCCCTGGAAGTCCACCCGTCCGAAATCGCCTACGACTACTGGACGGCGAAACGGACCCTTGAGGCGATCGGCCACAGGGAGAATTTCGGCCTTAACTTCGATCCCTCCCACTTCATCTGGCAGGACCTAGATCCCGTGATGTTCCTGCAGGACTTCGCGGACAGGATCTTCCACGTGCACGTGAAGGAGTCCGTCCGCCAGCTGGACGGCCGCAACGGCCGTCTCGGCTCGCACCTGGCCTGGGCAGATCCGCGGCGGGGCTGGGACTTTGTCACCGCGGGGCACGGGGACGTGCAGTGGAACCGGATTTTCCGGACGCTGAACGCCATCGGCTACGAAGGCCCCACCAGCATCGAGTGGGAGGACGCCGGCATGGACCGCCTGGTCGGCGCCCCGCAGGCGCTGGCCATGGTCCAGGACCTGGCCCGGATCGCCCCGCCGGCCGCCGCCTTCGACGCAGCTTTTTCCAGCCGCTGA
- a CDS encoding Gfo/Idh/MocA family protein encodes MTGTKPLRVGMVGYAFMGAAHSHAWRTAPRFFDLPLQPQLTAVAGRNADGVRAAADKLGWESVETDWRRLIERDDIDLIDICTPGNTHAEIAIAALEAGKHVLCEKPLANSVEEAERMTLAAETAAKHGVFSMCGFSYRRTPALALAKRFVEQGRLGEIRHVRAQYLQDWLSDANAPMTWRLDKSKSGSGSLGDIGAHSIDAAQWVTGQNISGVSAMLETFVRERPLAGDLVGLGGHGDLSSDSPRGKVTVDDAAIFSAKFDGGASAGAIGVFEATRYALGRKNAMRLEVNGTKGSLAFDFEDMNVLSFYDAAESPDAGFRRIFVTEPEHPYVGHWWPTGHGLGYEHGFTHQVVDLVTAIGEGRQPEPSFADALQVQRVLAAVESSAANASQWQKV; translated from the coding sequence ATGACCGGGACCAAACCCCTGCGCGTGGGGATGGTGGGCTACGCCTTCATGGGTGCCGCCCACTCCCACGCCTGGCGCACGGCACCACGGTTCTTCGACCTGCCGCTGCAGCCACAGCTCACCGCGGTGGCCGGCAGGAATGCCGACGGCGTTCGCGCGGCGGCAGACAAACTGGGCTGGGAGTCCGTGGAGACAGACTGGCGGCGCCTGATCGAGCGCGACGACATCGACCTCATCGACATCTGCACACCCGGCAACACCCACGCGGAAATAGCCATCGCCGCCCTCGAAGCCGGGAAGCACGTGCTGTGCGAGAAGCCGCTGGCCAACTCCGTGGAGGAAGCTGAGCGGATGACGCTGGCTGCCGAGACCGCCGCCAAGCATGGCGTGTTCTCCATGTGCGGCTTCAGCTACCGCCGCACCCCCGCACTGGCGCTGGCCAAGCGGTTCGTGGAACAAGGCAGGCTCGGCGAAATACGGCATGTCCGGGCCCAGTACCTGCAGGACTGGCTCTCGGACGCCAACGCCCCCATGACCTGGCGGCTGGACAAGAGCAAGTCCGGCTCCGGATCCCTGGGCGACATCGGAGCCCACAGCATCGACGCCGCGCAGTGGGTCACGGGCCAAAACATCAGCGGGGTATCGGCCATGCTGGAAACCTTTGTCCGGGAGCGTCCGCTTGCCGGCGACCTGGTGGGCCTTGGCGGCCACGGCGACCTCAGCAGCGACTCCCCACGCGGGAAGGTCACCGTGGATGATGCGGCCATTTTCAGCGCAAAGTTCGACGGCGGCGCGTCCGCGGGTGCCATCGGCGTCTTCGAGGCAACGCGTTACGCCCTGGGCAGGAAGAACGCCATGCGGCTGGAGGTCAACGGCACGAAGGGTTCCCTCGCCTTTGATTTCGAGGACATGAACGTCCTGTCCTTCTATGACGCAGCCGAGTCCCCGGACGCCGGTTTCCGCCGGATCTTCGTCACGGAGCCTGAGCACCCCTACGTCGGACACTGGTGGCCGACCGGCCACGGCCTGGGCTACGAGCACGGCTTTACCCACCAGGTGGTGGACCTGGTCACGGCCATCGGCGAAGGCCGCCAGCCGGAACCGTCCTTCGCCGATGCCCTGCAGGTGCAGCGGGTCCTCGCGGCAGTGGAGTCCAGCGCCGCAAATGCCAGCCAGTGGCAAAAAGTCTGA
- a CDS encoding zinc-ribbon domain-containing protein, producing the protein MLLLFGFKTVHKALPGRTATCPHCGSFVHHLLDEQATKFTLFFIPVLTVSRKFRITCTNCGYVSSITGRQKRALELRR; encoded by the coding sequence ATGCTCCTTCTCTTCGGTTTCAAGACCGTCCACAAGGCCCTGCCGGGCCGGACGGCAACCTGCCCGCACTGCGGCAGTTTCGTCCATCACCTCCTGGATGAGCAGGCCACCAAGTTCACGCTGTTCTTCATTCCTGTGCTCACGGTGTCCCGCAAATTCCGGATCACCTGTACCAACTGCGGCTATGTCTCGTCCATCACCGGCCGGCAGAAACGGGCACTGGAACTTCGGCGGTAG
- a CDS encoding Gfo/Idh/MocA family protein: protein MGKPLKVGIIGCGAIIVQYLANFRRLDQIQLVAVADLDPARAQAVADDYDGVRALSVDELLAADDVELVLNLTIPAAHADVALKAIAAGKSVYGEKPLAATTAEARQVLDAARAAGVAVGCAPDTVLGTGIQTARKAIDDGLIGAPISASATMVTPGHERWHPNPDFYYQPGGGPLLDMGPYYVTALVTLLGPVVSVLGAASHTRDERTIGSGPRQGEKVPVTIDSHVTGVLVHASGALSTLFMSFDAVKSKSPNIEIHGERGSLVVPDPNHFDGDVQLFSLGAEDWETLPASAGYVDSGRGFGIADLAATQPDKEPRAGGALAYHVLEVMESVLDSAHKGTAVSIQSTVERPESVTLTVLAEQADALQSQ, encoded by the coding sequence GTGGGCAAGCCGTTGAAAGTCGGAATCATTGGCTGCGGAGCCATCATCGTCCAGTACCTCGCCAATTTCCGGCGGCTGGACCAGATCCAGCTGGTAGCCGTGGCGGACCTGGATCCGGCACGTGCCCAGGCGGTGGCGGATGACTACGACGGCGTCCGCGCCCTCTCCGTGGACGAACTGCTCGCGGCCGACGACGTGGAACTGGTGCTGAACCTGACCATTCCGGCCGCGCATGCGGACGTGGCACTGAAAGCGATCGCCGCCGGAAAAAGCGTGTACGGCGAGAAACCCCTCGCCGCCACAACTGCCGAGGCGCGCCAGGTGCTGGACGCAGCGCGGGCGGCGGGCGTCGCCGTCGGCTGTGCTCCCGACACCGTCCTGGGCACCGGCATCCAGACCGCACGTAAGGCAATCGACGACGGGCTCATCGGCGCCCCCATTTCGGCGTCGGCAACCATGGTGACCCCGGGTCACGAGCGGTGGCACCCGAATCCGGACTTCTACTACCAGCCCGGCGGCGGCCCGCTGCTGGACATGGGCCCCTACTACGTCACGGCCCTCGTAACCCTGCTGGGGCCGGTGGTCTCCGTCCTTGGCGCGGCCAGCCACACCCGGGATGAACGCACCATCGGCTCCGGGCCCCGCCAGGGTGAGAAGGTACCGGTCACCATCGATTCACACGTGACCGGCGTCCTGGTCCACGCCTCCGGCGCGCTGTCCACCCTGTTCATGAGCTTCGATGCCGTGAAGTCGAAGTCGCCGAACATCGAGATCCACGGCGAGCGCGGGTCCCTGGTGGTCCCGGATCCCAACCACTTTGACGGCGACGTCCAGCTGTTCTCCCTCGGCGCCGAGGACTGGGAAACTTTGCCCGCCTCCGCAGGGTATGTCGATTCCGGCCGCGGATTCGGCATCGCCGACCTGGCCGCCACCCAGCCGGACAAGGAGCCCCGGGCGGGCGGTGCCCTGGCCTACCACGTCCTGGAGGTCATGGAATCCGTCCTCGACTCCGCGCACAAGGGCACAGCCGTGTCCATCCAGAGCACCGTCGAACGGCCGGAAAGCGTCACGCTTACTGTCCTGGCCGAACAGGCGGACGCGCTGCAGTCCCAGTAA